The Porphyrobacter sp. HT-58-2 genome has a window encoding:
- a CDS encoding F0F1 ATP synthase subunit gamma, which produces MPSLKELKGRINSVKSTQKITKAKQMVAAAKLRRAQAAAEAGRPYATRLSAVMASLASKVSGSAAPKLLAGTGADQKHLLVVVNTDKGLCGGLNSNLVKAAKAKARELQAAGKTVEFYLVGKKGRAPLKREFPSAVGAGFDTSTVKTPGFPEAEAIANELIAMFDAGQFDVAHLIYPTFKSALAQDPTVNQLIPVPAPTDAVVADAVVQYEPGEEEILEELLPRYVRTQLFGALLEREASEQGASMTAMDNATRNAGELIQKLTIQYNRSRQAAITTELIEIIAGAEAL; this is translated from the coding sequence GTGCCCTCACTCAAGGAACTCAAGGGCCGGATCAACTCGGTCAAGTCGACCCAGAAGATCACCAAGGCCAAGCAGATGGTCGCGGCGGCCAAGCTGCGCCGTGCCCAGGCTGCGGCCGAGGCCGGGCGGCCCTATGCCACGCGCCTCAGCGCGGTGATGGCCTCGCTGGCGAGCAAGGTGTCGGGTTCCGCCGCGCCCAAGCTGCTGGCGGGCACCGGCGCGGATCAGAAGCACCTCCTCGTCGTGGTTAACACTGACAAGGGCCTGTGCGGCGGTCTCAACTCCAACCTCGTCAAGGCTGCCAAGGCCAAGGCGCGCGAGCTGCAAGCCGCTGGCAAGACAGTCGAATTTTACCTCGTCGGCAAAAAGGGCCGCGCGCCGCTCAAGCGCGAGTTCCCCTCGGCTGTCGGCGCGGGCTTCGACACCAGCACGGTCAAGACCCCCGGCTTCCCCGAGGCCGAAGCCATCGCCAATGAGCTGATCGCCATGTTCGACGCGGGCCAGTTCGATGTCGCGCACCTGATCTACCCGACCTTCAAGTCGGCGCTGGCGCAGGATCCGACGGTGAACCAGCTGATCCCCGTCCCCGCCCCGACCGATGCGGTCGTCGCGGACGCCGTGGTGCAATACGAGCCGGGCGAGGAGGAAATCCTCGAAGAACTGCTGCCGCGCTACGTGCGCACCCAGCTGTTCGGCGCGCTGCTTGAACGCGAGGCTTCCGAGCAGGGCGCGTCGATGACCGCGATGGACAACGCCACGCGCAACGCGGGCGAGCTGATCCAGAAGCTCACCATCCAGTACAACCGCAGCCGTCAGGCCGCGATCACCACCGAACTCATCGAAATCATTGCTGGCGCGGAAGCGCTGTAA